From Candidatus Dormiibacterota bacterium, the proteins below share one genomic window:
- a CDS encoding ASKHA domain-containing protein: MKPTTTASAEKVKVTFLPKETSTRVPAGTTLFHAAAWTGQPIESTCGGRGTCGKCRVQVIEGSTPMTPADQDHLSREDLAAGWRLSCQAEVRDEMVVQVPRLLSTPKTAMFGVGRQVLLDPNVHKVRLKLDEPTLHDQRSDYRRLKDALREQGFAMTASLPVLRTLPKALREAEFDVTAVLCGETLVAVEPGDTTGECYGIAFDLGTTTIVGTLMDLNTGGARAVTSTLNAQAIHGGDVLSRISYTMGKKEGLEELQHFAAFTINGIIEKLAAESGVPAARVYEITVGGNLTMMHLLMGIDPEPISVTPFAAAAAHGIDVRALDLGITIHPEGRVYLFPAIGAYVGGDIVAGLLATAVPRGSRLRLFVDVGTNGEIALGSEQRTVATAAPAGPAFEGAEISCGMRATTGAIEGVQITEDAVILQTIDDAPPVGLCGSGLVDVVAQLYRRGLMDATGRMRSRDDLRGSIPDTLSSRLVTLDGVRAFVLATEQDTGARPVVFSQKDVRQLQFAKGSIASGIKVLMKVMGVEPKDLQEVLLAGAFGSYIHPDAARIIGLVPAVPLDRIRAVGNAAGEGAKIALLSYREREAAEAMPSRVEYIELSGREDFNDIFMGVLGFPPLDSLP; this comes from the coding sequence ATGAAACCGACGACAACCGCCAGCGCCGAGAAGGTCAAGGTCACGTTCCTGCCCAAGGAGACGTCGACGCGCGTTCCGGCCGGGACCACCCTGTTCCACGCCGCCGCGTGGACCGGCCAGCCGATCGAGAGCACGTGCGGCGGGCGCGGAACGTGCGGCAAGTGCCGCGTTCAGGTGATCGAAGGCTCCACGCCGATGACCCCCGCCGACCAGGATCACCTGTCCCGGGAGGACCTCGCGGCCGGCTGGCGCCTGTCGTGCCAGGCCGAGGTGCGCGACGAGATGGTCGTCCAGGTGCCGCGCCTCCTCAGCACGCCCAAGACGGCGATGTTCGGCGTCGGCCGCCAGGTCCTGCTCGACCCGAACGTCCACAAGGTCCGCCTGAAGCTGGACGAGCCGACGCTGCACGACCAGCGTTCCGACTATCGGCGCCTCAAGGACGCGCTGCGGGAACAGGGGTTCGCGATGACCGCGTCCCTGCCCGTTCTCCGCACCCTGCCGAAGGCGCTGCGCGAGGCCGAGTTCGACGTCACGGCCGTGCTGTGCGGCGAGACCCTGGTCGCCGTCGAGCCGGGCGACACGACGGGCGAGTGCTACGGCATCGCCTTCGATCTGGGCACCACGACGATCGTCGGCACCCTGATGGACCTGAACACCGGCGGCGCCCGCGCGGTGACCTCGACGCTCAATGCCCAGGCGATCCACGGAGGCGACGTCCTGTCGCGTATCTCGTACACGATGGGGAAGAAGGAAGGGCTCGAGGAGCTTCAGCATTTCGCCGCCTTCACGATCAACGGCATCATCGAGAAGCTGGCCGCCGAGTCGGGTGTCCCCGCCGCCCGCGTGTACGAGATCACCGTGGGCGGCAACCTCACGATGATGCATCTCCTGATGGGGATCGACCCCGAGCCGATTTCGGTGACACCGTTCGCCGCGGCCGCCGCGCACGGCATCGATGTCCGGGCGCTCGACCTCGGTATCACGATCCATCCGGAGGGGCGTGTCTACCTGTTCCCAGCCATCGGCGCCTACGTCGGCGGCGACATCGTCGCCGGTCTTCTGGCCACCGCCGTTCCGCGCGGCAGCAGGCTGCGGCTGTTCGTGGACGTCGGCACCAACGGCGAGATCGCCCTGGGTTCGGAGCAGCGCACGGTCGCGACGGCCGCACCCGCCGGTCCCGCGTTCGAAGGGGCCGAGATCTCCTGCGGCATGCGGGCGACGACCGGCGCCATCGAGGGGGTGCAGATCACCGAGGACGCCGTCATCCTGCAGACCATCGACGACGCCCCGCCCGTCGGCCTGTGCGGCTCGGGTCTCGTCGACGTCGTGGCGCAGCTCTACAGGCGCGGACTGATGGACGCCACCGGCCGCATGCGTTCCCGCGACGACCTGCGCGGTTCGATCCCCGACACCCTGTCGTCCCGCCTCGTCACGCTGGACGGGGTGCGCGCCTTCGTCCTGGCGACCGAGCAGGACACGGGGGCACGGCCGGTCGTCTTCAGCCAGAAGGATGTGCGCCAGCTCCAGTTCGCCAAGGGGTCGATCGCCTCCGGCATCAAGGTCCTGATGAAGGTGATGGGCGTCGAACCGAAGGACCTGCAGGAGGTGCTCCTGGCCGGGGCCTTCGGATCGTACATCCACCCGGACGCCGCACGGATCATCGGGCTGGTCCCGGCCGTCCCCCTCGATCGCATCCGCGCGGTCGGAAACGCGGCGGGCGAAGGGGCGAAGATCGCTCTCCTGTCCTACCGCGAGCGCGAGGCGGCCGAGGCGATGCCGAGCCGCGTCGAGTACATCGAGCTCTCCGGTCGCGAGGACTTCAACGACATCTTCATGGGTGTCCTGGGATTCCCGCCTCTCGACAGTCTGCCCTGA